Below is a genomic region from Eupeodes corollae chromosome 1, idEupCoro1.1, whole genome shotgun sequence.
TTCAACATCATCTATTCTAAATAAAAATcccttaaaatataataacaattaaCACCAATTTgctgaaattgttcaataatAAAACAGTAAACTTTAAGTTCTTGAGAATCTAGAACAAAGGTTGgggttcttataaaaatataaagtaaagcATGTATAAATACGTATCAAAACTAGTGAAACTGTTCAAGTTTTAGCTCAAgagcacatatgtacatatatgatttCTTGAATAAAGTAGGTTTATCTGCAATTAAGTGATCAATAATTATTATGCTTTCATTACCATCGTTTTCAGTAGATACAAATGTTTAAGTTACGTATACGCAAGTGTGAAAAACCCAAATACCTGAACCATATTAACttggaaattattattatcggtccgatctaaaaaaaaaaaaaaataggtggcgcaacagtccatgaagaaccagggcctagtgacttacaactctcaaccattcctgtgtgcgagtagtgttgtcagaaatggaagggaccgaacggttaatttgagaaatttcatgacaagaattactcttaaaggatttgtcaattccgcgcccattcctttttttttgtatttttttttctattccttttggtgccaccatgcctattctacttaaaacttaaccctactacactataaaacaagtatgtaagccggccaaggcttcaaactccatcccgactacccactatcaaatgccgattgaagccaccaaaactggttctcctgcttcaccctatcagttcggtcccgttcggacaaaGCTCTACTGAatcgaaggagctctgctccgccttgtgccatgacgtcccgattgtacaggagtcgcctatccacagtTCGTCATCTAACGTGGTAGATTAGAGGAACAGCcaatcctgtatcagaccgcatccaTCTAAAAAGAGAAATGCCACAACCgttcactttcaaaatactcgtcgttcgtatagaacgccccgaaaattaaattgttggtggaagacatagctcttgcaatgtgacctcgaacgagtttatcactaaattgtcaattctgttgattcgagccccgttgtataggacctcgttggaatgcacgtaagaagattcggctgtccGGTACGATCATCGGCCCTATGAGGGCCATgcagcaaattaccttcactctggggtcaagccgactgctaaaaaacagccgtttcgtcatcGAAAtgtaaatactgatctaaccagataccaaggtacttcactacacttttgctcgctaatggctgcccgtgaagatcaacgatgaccattttgcaccaattcttgcacgtatcccttgtgacctggaacagaattgtctccgacttctgacatatattttcagtttccagtcgtcgcaatatcgctgaatcttgtcgaaatcacgctacaagagaattctaataacctcaacctttcgggctgttctgtacgcaattagatcgtcggcgtacgcaattgcctttgtaagactacctatcagatcgctggtgtaaatgctgaagagaatcggcgaattcaccgctccctgttgaagaccatttttaattaagaatattgtggtagaagttacattgccacttttgacaacaaactttctaccgttaagaatatcataaagtatatacaacaatggtttgctcatgcgaagcctgctcagtttaaggtaaagacccactaaccatacggtgtccaaatcaaccagaacagaattgtgtcatgacccgccttgaacccgaactgtttatccggaatcaTTTTGTTGTCCgtagcccacttagtcagagccctattgatgatcttttcgaaaactttgctgatgctcgcaAGAAGACTTAtagaccgaagatttgacgggttgtcgtttccctttttcggtagaggatgaaccacagcggtcttccaatgcactggataatatgcattattcagtgcattgttgaagagtgtggtgtaaatgtcaattgcctccatcggtaaatgtcttagtacaacgttggatataccatcgacaatGGCTGACTTTTTGTTGTTCATTGAGTTGAAGaatgagttgaagctcaaccttcgtgcGTCGCTAAAAAGGgatgtccaacgcactaaccatcacccTACGGGTATTACCGATCTATAGAAtcgaaaatgttgacatttcctGACATTCCAAAGGAACTACTTCCGAGATGATTTACCAACGGAGCATATATCTTTGATATTTAGACTAAGAGGAGAACTTCTCAATCTAAATTACATACCTCATCGCGAAGACCTGCCTTTACTGTGCGAATTATGCAATATGGGTGaaagagaaaacatttttcattttatgggtAGATGTCCTGTTCTACGAGAAACAAGAAGACATGTCTTTGGTAGTGACATATTATCAGAAGAACGTATAACATATTATCTCAATGAAGTTGATGTTCCcttattatacaaatattgtaaaatagcaTTAAAGTATAGGaatagaattataaatgaaaatttttaattaaataataatcaaacaaaGTTGTCAATCGGGCAGACGGCGAATAGCCATGCattattgttgtaaaattgtatgtattaattaattatttgtaaataaaattacttattactttattacttattaaataaaatacagaatttttttttttttttcctgacattcaaggtccctagaatttAAAACCATGGGTTTTAAGGAATTGTGTCGATTGAGccaagaaacttttttttgcgCTAAAATTATATTGCctcatacattattttttacaacgaagaataaattgtttgacttttggtaatttttaagaaaaaattgaaatgtcatttgattttctgCATTGTGTCGAGGCATTTCCGGTGGTTTGCTgagtttttaatttcgtttaagTGATTTGTTTTACAATTATCCGGACTAACATCCGTTTTAGTGAAAAACCAGCGTGAACGaaagtaaacatttaaattgaatttttctcttAAGCGGGATTTACTATAATCTCTTTGATAGACATAACAtatttattaagaattttttaaaaacataactaCCTCTCATAATATTAACCAGCACCCTATTGTGTCGGTATTTCAAAATACGTTGctaattcttataaaatatgtatgcaaatttaacattttcatgTCTATTAATCACATTTACTATCAGAGCACACACCGTTTAAACTTCTATTCTAATTTATTGAAACTAAAGGCATTATGAAAAGGATTAATCTGCATGacattctcaaaattttcaattgttcGACGTCATATTATTAAAActccatatatttaaaattcaccATTAAATCTACACATTTATGAAAATCCACTCATGTTTTGGAACCTCTGAACTTAATCTATTCTTATACACCGCGAATCGACACCTTCTTGAAGTAAATTCCATTAAGAGGATTAACTGAGAGCTTCTAGGTGTCATAAGAATGTCCTAAAACAGGATAAGCTCCAGCTTCAAGCCATCCTTTTCTTTTCAACAATTAACCTACTTATCAGtatattgtataaataaatcccaaatcatatttaaaaagaaagactTAGGCAACACTGATGACATATTAAATCATTTCTCGAAAATACCCTCTCCCACtataattatatatatgtaggttaggtacctatcaaaaataaatctttttatagTCCTTCCTGGAATTGTACTTCATTAAATATCATAACATTACTTAACACTATACTATACACCTACATACTCATTTTATGTACACACAAAATACAACCCAGGTAAACTGACAGACAAGCAGACATATTTCTAGTAAATTGAGTGGCGCCCAAATCCATGTCCCATGTCATTTCCCATCTCGCATACATCCACCACCTAAAGTCTACACCAAATTGCTGTACTGTACTACCGACATCGATATACACTCACGACCGAcataaaaatcgataaaaatgtaattcagacaaaattatatacaatCTACCTACGTACATAGTTAATATGTCTGTTTCACTCTTTCCCATTCAATTGTTTATGTGTGTAGATTATTTTGCATAGATAAATACACAAAACCCTCACAaacacaacaaaagaaaaaaccagCTGCCCCTACCATACGCACGAGTGAGGCAAATAGCACAAACACAAAGTAAATTTCAGGCACAACCTCTCTCACCGTCACCGTCACCACACAGCTCAGCTTCAGCTCAGGCAGGCAGTTGTCTGCAGACATTCATTGGCAGTGGTGGTGTTTCagtgaattttgttttctatacaTAAGTTCTATTATAGAATTCATTGCCAACGAATTCATATGCTAATTAAAGCATTTCGTAATTCTTATACATATGACGCAATGAGCGCGGCACACAAAGAAAAGTTGATTGATCTGGTGAAATTGAATCCAGGATTGTGGAGACAGAGCCGAAAGGCCCCTGGATTGAAGCAAAAGTTGTGGGATAGCATTGGAATAGAACTTGGCACTACTGGTGAGTAAAAACATTCCCTCTTGAATATGACATTTTCGCCAGGATACATTTCTACACTAAGGGTTGTTAAATTTGTAAAGGTATTCATGACAATTTGTTGTGTACAGGTTATGATGCTCGAAGGCAATGGGAAATACTTCGGGACCAACTAAGACGAGAGAATAAATGTTACAAACAAAATCCGAACTACAAGTCAAAGTGGATGTTCTACACCAAAATGCTGTTTACTCTCCCTCAAAAGGACACCCCAGCTTCGCTCTACTCTGATGACGGGGAGCAATACCAGTCTGACCAAAAAATGCAAACCGAAGAGTATCAATATCTCATACCAAAAACCGAAGAGGCCCCATCAATCATTCAAGTGCGAAAGGATCTCCAGGAGCAAATATCTGTGATGATAGATGCTCCAAGTCATCAACCATCAGTTGATGAATTTAATCCATCGCCTCTGGCGACAACAGAAATTGTCGACGATTATTACCCGTCAACAAGTGCTGGAGTCTCTTCATCGACCCAAATTCCTTCATTTGCCAGCACTAAGGTTATTGAACTTTGTGAGACGACAAGAAAAAGTCGGAACAAACGATATCCGGATGATTGTCCTTCGCAGCCACTACAGCTGTCTCCGTTGGAAGAGgatgatgattattattttgCTATGAGTTTAGTGCCATCGTTAAGGTTAATTCCGAGGACGAAAAAGCTTAGGGTAAGATCGAAAATGATGGATTTAATTGCAGCTGCTTTGGAAGATGATGATTATGAAGAGGAGAATGTAAGAGTGATGAATATTGAGCGGGAAGAGAAAATTATTCATGATCATGTAATGTTGCATCAGAcatcaatgaaaaaaaattaactgaatttttgttaagaataataaaattaagtttataaaataaataagtagataaattaattaacaaataaataactatGCAACCTACCTATGACTTCTTGAGTTTGTGTTTTAAACAAAGATTCTGACTTCTTCTATGTTAACTGAGGTTATAtggttaaccataaataaaAGGGTAAGAGAGCTGTCCCTTTGATCGTAGGATGTCAAATGTTAATAACACTTTTTGCTGTAAGTAAACATGGTAAATATCTCAAAATCCCTAATTAATTAACAATAATAAGTTTATTGAgttccatttttcttaaattgaaggATTTGACAGAGTACAAGTAATTCAATcacacttaaacaaaattaataaaattttaatcttgAAGTATAAACTTTTTCAAGAATATCGGATTTCTGCCGATTCACCTACTTTGaaaagtgtcttccttcccctaaaaatgtttatattcttttatttataaaacaaata
It encodes:
- the LOC129940925 gene encoding uncharacterized protein LOC129940925 encodes the protein MLIKAFRNSYTYDAMSAAHKEKLIDLVKLNPGLWRQSRKAPGLKQKLWDSIGIELGTTGYDARRQWEILRDQLRRENKCYKQNPNYKSKWMFYTKMLFTLPQKDTPASLYSDDGEQYQSDQKMQTEEYQYLIPKTEEAPSIIQVRKDLQEQISVMIDAPSHQPSVDEFNPSPLATTEIVDDYYPSTSAGVSSSTQIPSFASTKVIELCETTRKSRNKRYPDDCPSQPLQLSPLEEDDDYYFAMSLVPSLRLIPRTKKLRVRSKMMDLIAAALEDDDYEEENVRVMNIEREEKIIHDHVMLHQTSMKKN